Proteins from a single region of Erythrobacter sp.:
- a CDS encoding methionine adenosyltransferase domain-containing protein — translation MIRFSEAVLPGHPDKFCDLVADAIVQEATRVDRDAYAQVEVSIWSDQMWISGGVATSVPFERALSEIVTGAGRSIGLDGSNWIDASRYRIHSALCLETRDPVPWSHHVNDQCVITGWAGYDAKVAFLPPEHFLALALRDALFNSCRAGQISGHGPDGKVLVRLREENGCFEVEHILVTLQQKDGAPFLPFVAAVGEVVCEAYSRLQTSDERWTAPFENIELLINPNGPLIQAGSDGDNGQTGRKLVADYYGPRIPIGGGALFGKHWTHIDRIGARAGRRAAIEAVKSGAQECLLRIAYAPGIDSPLDVVTEMIGRGTAPKPSSFAHSSLRDSLLPEDVYRPLAHL, via the coding sequence ATGATCCGGTTCAGTGAAGCCGTTCTTCCCGGCCACCCAGATAAATTCTGCGACTTGGTTGCGGACGCTATTGTGCAGGAAGCGACCCGGGTCGACAGAGACGCCTATGCTCAGGTGGAGGTCTCCATCTGGTCAGATCAAATGTGGATTTCGGGCGGCGTGGCAACCAGCGTTCCGTTCGAGCGAGCCCTTTCGGAAATCGTGACCGGAGCGGGCAGATCGATAGGTCTCGATGGCTCCAACTGGATTGATGCCAGTAGGTATCGCATTCACTCGGCGCTCTGCCTGGAAACACGTGACCCGGTGCCTTGGTCTCATCATGTCAACGACCAGTGCGTGATTACAGGCTGGGCTGGCTACGATGCAAAAGTCGCCTTCCTGCCACCCGAGCATTTCCTCGCCCTTGCCCTGCGAGATGCGCTGTTCAACTCTTGTCGCGCTGGACAGATCTCGGGGCATGGACCGGACGGCAAGGTACTTGTGCGCCTGCGCGAGGAGAATGGCTGCTTCGAGGTCGAACACATCCTCGTCACTCTGCAGCAAAAAGATGGTGCGCCTTTCCTTCCTTTCGTCGCGGCAGTCGGCGAAGTTGTCTGCGAAGCATATTCGCGACTGCAGACCTCGGATGAGCGCTGGACTGCGCCGTTTGAAAATATCGAGTTGCTGATCAATCCAAACGGCCCCTTGATCCAGGCTGGCAGTGATGGGGATAACGGCCAAACCGGGCGAAAACTTGTAGCCGACTATTACGGGCCAAGGATCCCAATTGGTGGCGGTGCGCTCTTCGGCAAACACTGGACCCACATTGATCGAATTGGAGCAAGAGCAGGTCGGCGGGCCGCGATCGAAGCTGTCAAATCCGGGGCACAGGAATGCTTGCTTAGGATCGCATACGCACCTGGCATCGATAGCCCGCTGGACGTTGTAACGGAAATGATTGGCCGCGGGACCGCTCCTAAACCGTCATCGTTTGCACATTCGAGCCTCAGAGACAGTCTTCTTCCAGAGGACGTCTATCGTCCCTTGGCACACCTATGA
- a CDS encoding MoxR family ATPase: protein MNALTIDEPSQAKAGAHGEAHKLSKFLPGLGVYGFDELEVAILAALVTEDPLLLIGRSGTGKTYLLNSLSEALCLEHRHYNASLISFDDLVGFPFPEQEAGTVRFLETPATVWPAQSVLIDEISRCKPEHQNRLFALVHERKIQGIALSNLRFRWAAMNPPSGDQGGDDDYLGSEPLDPALADRFSLFVEAADWEQLSEQERRAIATPAGEGRIANDGGALATALTNWRLEFLTQLGRCPSHLLDYVTAVTNHLVVTGIRISPRRTRLLARSLLAAGIIAADVREDIYLSILRCSLPHRAWGQQLPADVVQAAHRAAWDTANSTQAAWVHAFLAEPSIARKVEILLDRCPSSDEGTQAVAQLLATERKERAAAFAYVTYPAASAGHLPIGAEGVNDLARLAAPILEVDGHLEWGQPPGTKSSHPSKLTKVARHLQELAGARLSRARQFLYHCLVEQIPIERPDQLEEDIHAAVEFIRSRVQP from the coding sequence ATGAACGCCCTAACAATCGACGAACCAAGCCAAGCCAAGGCGGGCGCCCACGGTGAAGCGCACAAACTCTCCAAATTCCTGCCTGGCCTTGGGGTTTATGGCTTTGATGAGCTCGAGGTCGCCATCCTGGCTGCTCTCGTAACTGAGGACCCGCTTCTACTCATTGGTCGGTCAGGGACCGGCAAGACCTATTTGCTTAACTCCCTGTCTGAGGCTCTGTGCCTCGAGCACCGCCATTACAACGCGTCACTGATCTCTTTTGACGATCTGGTGGGCTTCCCGTTTCCAGAACAGGAGGCCGGCACTGTCCGCTTTCTGGAGACGCCGGCTACAGTTTGGCCTGCACAATCTGTCCTGATCGACGAGATCAGTCGCTGTAAGCCCGAACACCAGAACCGCCTGTTCGCCCTTGTCCACGAGCGCAAGATTCAAGGTATCGCGCTTTCCAATCTGCGCTTCAGGTGGGCAGCCATGAACCCGCCATCAGGCGATCAAGGCGGCGACGATGATTATCTAGGTTCCGAGCCACTCGACCCGGCATTGGCCGACAGGTTCAGTCTTTTCGTTGAGGCCGCCGATTGGGAACAACTGAGCGAACAGGAACGCCGGGCTATCGCAACGCCGGCCGGCGAAGGCCGAATTGCTAACGATGGCGGAGCCTTGGCCACAGCTTTGACCAACTGGCGTCTCGAGTTCCTGACGCAACTAGGTCGCTGCCCTTCCCATCTGTTGGATTATGTAACAGCTGTCACCAACCACCTCGTAGTCACTGGCATCAGGATTTCGCCGCGCCGCACCAGGCTGCTTGCCCGCAGTCTGCTCGCAGCCGGCATCATCGCTGCAGATGTGCGTGAGGACATCTACCTCTCGATCTTACGATGCAGCCTCCCTCACAGGGCGTGGGGGCAGCAGCTTCCCGCTGACGTTGTCCAGGCAGCCCACCGCGCCGCCTGGGATACTGCAAACAGTACGCAGGCCGCCTGGGTCCATGCATTTCTTGCCGAACCTTCAATTGCACGAAAGGTGGAGATCCTGCTCGACCGGTGCCCCTCTTCTGACGAAGGCACGCAGGCCGTCGCACAGTTGCTTGCGACAGAGCGAAAAGAGAGAGCTGCCGCCTTTGCCTATGTCACCTATCCGGCAGCATCTGCAGGACACCTTCCTATCGGTGCAGAAGGAGTAAATGATCTTGCCAGATTAGCTGCTCCCATCCTTGAAGTTGATGGTCACCTAGAGTGGGGCCAACCGCCAGGCACCAAATCCAGCCATCCCTCAAAGTTAACCAAAGTAGCTCGGCATCTCCAAGAGCTTGCAGGTGCGCGGCTCTCGCGCGCTCGACAGTTTCTGTACCACTGCCTTGTTGAACAGATCCCTATCGAACGGCCTGATCAACTCGAAGAGGATATTCATGCTGCAGTCGAATTTATCCGTTCGCGGGTGCAGCCGTGA